From Anopheles coluzzii chromosome 3, AcolN3, whole genome shotgun sequence, the proteins below share one genomic window:
- the LOC125907306 gene encoding uncharacterized protein LOC125907306 produces the protein MLHSPPVRDVSTPDGVTPSADPAASGSKSPHVPTPPVPNTPRVPGPSACDAMFMPPESQIDTLNAMQLKPPEMDTTDIQTFFFALENWFDAWNITTNQHIRRFNILRTRIPLRVLPELRPLLENIRQYATDRYEVAKRAIIEHFEESQRSRLHRLLAEMNLGDRKPSQLLAEMRRAANGAMTDSMLVDLWIGRLPPYVQSAVIATNTDTNDRAKVADSVMDSFALYHRTGPYQTIHEVRNEDFERLSRQVTELGQRLDAVLSRLNERERARPRSRTRQRQPNQDAVTPSGHCYYHTQYGQAARNCRPPCSFNNRRQGSNSATASD, from the coding sequence ATGTTGCACAGTCCGCCGGTCCGCGACGTATCGACTCCCGATGGCGTAACCCCGAGTGCCGATCCAGCCGCGAGTGGATCCAAATCGCCTCACGTACCAACACCGCCCGTTCCGAATACCCCGCGCGTACCAGGGCCGTCCGCCTGCGACGCCATGTTTATGCCGCCCGAATCGCAGATTGACACTTTGAATGCCATGCAGCTGAAACCACCGGAGATGGACACCACTGACATTCAAACCTTTTTCTTCGCATTGGAAAACTGGTTCGATGCGTGGAATATCACCACGAACCAACATATTCGCCGTTTTAACATTCTTAGAACGCGTATACCGCTTCGTGTCCTTCCTGAGCTTCGCCCCCTGTTGGAGAACATTCGACAGTACGCTACGGACCGTTACGAGGTAGCAAAGCGTGCAATAATTGAGCACTTTGAAGAGTCGCAACGAAGCCGCTTGCATCGTCTGCTTGCCGAAATGAACCTCGGGGACCGAAAACCATCGCAGCTATTAGCGGAGATGCGCCGCGCCGCAAATGGAGCAATGACGGACTCTATGCTGGTAGATTTGTGGATCGGCCGTCTCCCGCCATACGTCCAGTCCGCCGTTATTGCCACTAACACGGATACCAACGATCGAGCTAAAGTAGCAGACTCTGTTATGGATTCGTTCGCGTTATACCACCGAACGGGCCCGTACCAAACCATCCACGAAGTACGCAACGAGGACTTCGAACGTCTTTCTCGGCAAGTAACGGAATTAGGTCAGCGCTTGGACGCCGTACTGAGCAGGCTCAACGAACGAGAACGCGCGCGACCACGCTCACGTACCCGGCAACGTCAACCGAACCAGGATGCGGTAACACCCAGCGGACACTGCTATTACCACACGCAATACGGGCAAGCGGCGCGGAACTGTCGTCCCCCCTGCTCCTTCAACAATCGGCGGCAGGGTAGTAACTCGGCCACTGCTTCCGATTGA